In a single window of the Lineus longissimus chromosome 4, tnLinLong1.2, whole genome shotgun sequence genome:
- the LOC135486794 gene encoding uncharacterized protein LOC135486794 has product MRLALFPEDMFKMLMEVFALYEDGATKDQQLKAKDLKKPDLQHACFSAMVHLHNEDIEWLLQKIMNKDLSIAEMKKKAKELKGLQKVKRAFLIGVGKATWEEATSAFPEETKDELLSNWKDYSFSGGSVPESFNAFISRTMAVNTNDNVSKVNFLKLGKNDISPDVVSKASQLVICKVISTN; this is encoded by the exons ATGCGGTTGGCATTATTTCCTGAAGATATGTTCAAGATGCTGATGGAGGTGTTCGCTCTATACGAGGATGGGGCGACAAAAGACCAGCAGCTCAAAGCAAAAGATCTAAAAAAACCAGATCTGCAACATGCCTGTTTCAGTGCTATGGTGCACCTCCACAATGAGGACATTGAATGGCttttgcagaaaataatgaacaaGGATCTTTCTATCgccgaaatgaaaaaaaaagcgAAGGAATTAAAAGGCCTTCAG AAGGTGAAACGTGCCTTCCTGATTGGCGTCGGCAAGGCTACATGGGAGGAAGCAACAAGTGCCTTTCCAGAGGAAACAAAGGATGAATTGCTTTCAAACTGGAAAGATTATTCTTTCAGTGGGGGCTCTGTTCCTGAGTCGTTTAA TGCGTTCATCAGTAGAACAATGGCAGTGAACACAAATGACAATGTGTCTAAGGTGAACTTCCTCAAACTTGGAAAAAATGACATAAGTCCAGATGTAGTGAGTAAAGCAAGCCAACTGGTGATTTGCAAGGTAATTTCAACTAATTAG